One region of Macadamia integrifolia cultivar HAES 741 unplaced genomic scaffold, SCU_Mint_v3 scaffold595, whole genome shotgun sequence genomic DNA includes:
- the LOC122069399 gene encoding uncharacterized protein LOC122069399, with translation MESQTLFQLHHQIQSITTRHLRIHTRPSPSPSPSHYSWSALSFQNGIPFTGLSARLGLPESVAPVTSSKGKVEAGVEEEEAEMNAEEWKKLGYEVYEEVRGDKRCGERKGIVEVIECLEDEAILGSDQGREPTDYNRRARIFEKSSRVFQALKQRSEAISP, from the coding sequence ATGGAATCCCAGACCCTgtttcaactccatcatcaaattcaatcaatCACCACTCGCCATCTCCGAATCCACACTagaccttcaccttcaccttcaccttcacacTATTCCTGGTCTGCTCTGTCTTTTCAAAATGGAATTCCTTTCACAGGTTTATCGGCGAGGTTGGGATTGCCGGAATCTGTAGCTCCGGTGACATCGTCGAAGGGAAAAGTAGAAGCAGgagttgaggaagaagaagcggAAATGAACGCAGAGGAATGGAAGAAGTTAGGATATGAGGTTTATGAGGAAGTGAGAGGCGATAAGAGGTGTGGAGAGAGGAAAGGAATAGTGGAGGTGATTGAATGCTTGGAAGATGAGGCAATCCTTGGAAGCGACCAGGGGAGAGAGCCCACAGATTACAATCGGAGGGCTCGTATCTTCGAAAAGAGCTCTCGCGTCTTCCAGGCTCTCAAGCAACGCAGTGAAGCTATCAGTCCCTAA
- the LOC122069361 gene encoding transcription elongation factor TFIIS-like, translating to MEKELVELFEAAKKAGDAAATDGPSSSGGSEETRCIDALKRLKDFPVTKDALVATQVGKRVRCLTKHPRAKIQAVASDLIETWKKVIMEETARNKKNGSSESQIVKVEKVQKVDPMKIEKVAKAKTIDQGERIKSEKPSFSDTIKVEKIETVKVEKKSTGSEFVKVERVSKECKQTSGMKKHPQASNGPPKLTSMTKCNDALRDKFREILAEALSKVSSEVSEDIRDEVNACDPVRVAVSVESVLFEKWGRTNAAQKFKYRSIMFNMQDSKNPDLRRRVLLGHIKPERLLVMKPDELASDERRRQNNQIKEKALFECERAGAAKATTDQFKCGRCGQRKCTYYQMQTRSADEPMTTFVTCVNCNSHWKFC from the exons ATGGAGAAAGAACTTGTTGAGTTGTTCGAAGCGGCGAAGAAGGCTGGAGATGCTGCTGCAACGGATGGGCCTTCTTCCTCTGGTGGATCTGAGGAAACTCGATGCATTGATGCTTTGAAGCGGCTGAAGGATTTTCCTGTCACAAAGGATGCTCTCGTTGCAACGCAG GTTGGAAAACGTGTTCGGTGTCTCACAAAGCACCCTAGGGCAAAGATCCAGGCTGTGGCTTCTGACTTGATTGAGACATGGAAAAAAGTAATCATGGAGGAAACAGccagaaataagaaaaatggaaGCTCAGAGTCTCAGATTGTCAAGGTTGAGAAGGTCCAAAAGGTGGATCCCATGAAGATTGAGAAGGTGGCAAAGGCCAAAACTATTGATCAGGGCGAGAGAATAAAATCTGAGAAGCCTTCATTTTCAGATACTATCAAGGTTGAGAAGATTGAGACTGTCAAGGTGGAGAAGAAGAGTACTGGGAGTGAGTTTGTTAAGGTTGAAAGGGTATCCAAAGAGTGCAAGCAAACTTCTGGAATGAAGAAACATCCACAAGCCTCTAATGGCCCTCCAAAGTTGACGTCAATGACCAAATGCAATGATGCTTTGCGTGACAAGTTCCGGGAAATTCTTGCAGAGGCCTTGTCCAAAGTTTCTAGTGAGGTATCTGAAGATATTAGAGATGAAGTAAATGCTTGTGACCCAGTCCGGGTTGCTGTATCTGTGGAGTCTGTGTTGTTTGAGAAATGGGGCCGGACTAATGCGGCACAAAAGTTTAAATACAGATCTATAATGTTCAACATGCAAGATTCAAAAAATCCAGATTTGCGGAGAAGAGTCCTTCTTGGACATATCAAGCCAGAGAGACTTCTTGTGATGAAACCTGATGAGTTAGCAAGTGATGAAAGGAGACGACAGAACAACCAAATAAAGGAGAAGGCTTTATTTGAATGTGAGCGGGCGGGTGCTGCAAAAGCCACAACAGATCAGTTCAAGTGTGGGCGATGTGGGCAGCGGAAGTGCACTTACTATCAGATGCAAACGCGGAGTGCAGATGAACCTATGACTACCTTTGTAACATGTGTAAACTGCAACAGCCATTGGAAGTTTTGTTAG
- the LOC122069402 gene encoding uncharacterized protein LOC122069402 isoform X1: MAWRSGSLSRSLFSTARASSLRSTRPLPRIRPPPLAAPRLQSRRLSLLTRTMGELGCTQSLLPLHSVVAGARLTSHLAVNARACCELSQGTFCRTCQDR, translated from the exons ATGGCTTGGCGCAGCGGATCGCTTTCGAGATCGTTGTTCTCTACTGCAAGAGCTTCTTCACTCCGGTCTACACGGCCGCTCCCACGCATCCGTCCTCCACCACTTGCCGCCCCTCGCCTCCAATCTCGCCGGCTTTCCTTGCTCACCAG GACTATGGGAGAGTTAGGATGCACGCAATCGCTACTACCGCTGCACAGTGTCGTCGCTGGAGCCCGACTCACATCGCACCTCGCTGTCAACGCGCGTGCGTGCTGTGAGCTGTCTCAGGGTACCTTCTGCCGCACTTGTCAAGATCGCTAG
- the LOC122069402 gene encoding uncharacterized protein LOC122069402 isoform X2, whose translation MAWRSGSLSRSLFSTARASSLRSTRPLPRIRPPPLAAPRLQSRRLSLLTRTMGELGCTQSLLPLHSVVAGARLTSHLAVNARACCELSQGRSGKDG comes from the exons ATGGCTTGGCGCAGCGGATCGCTTTCGAGATCGTTGTTCTCTACTGCAAGAGCTTCTTCACTCCGGTCTACACGGCCGCTCCCACGCATCCGTCCTCCACCACTTGCCGCCCCTCGCCTCCAATCTCGCCGGCTTTCCTTGCTCACCAG GACTATGGGAGAGTTAGGATGCACGCAATCGCTACTACCGCTGCACAGTGTCGTCGCTGGAGCCCGACTCACATCGCACCTCGCTGTCAACGCGCGTGCGTGCTGTGAGCTGTCTCAGG GGAGGAGTGGAAAAGATGGGTGA